A single genomic interval of Streptomyces sp. NBC_01296 harbors:
- a CDS encoding cytochrome P450: protein MITLDNLDITDETAYAETGYPYAEWDLLRREEPVFWYRRPGFEPFWVLTRHEDIAYVSRNPKLFSSAQRVTLDTPEAVEMFEAQLEARAEMFGHAPDLPPALSYMDSPRHRHLRQVMAPCFTPKAIRELEERFHELAAEYAAAFTRLLDENGTADVAKSLSARLPVAAICELVGAPLKDWDDIFEWTEGTTAAADPENQRDGEDAEATFARNMGALSGYVAGLVQERMADIDGTGTDVLSRLARARIEGEPLAFHEILYTIFNLLVAGIGTTRNATTGGIQALLEHPEQVQKLIEDPSLVDGAVEEILRWTSIAVNFVRTATEDTEIGGRLIRKGQTVAMWYPAGNRDEAVFENPYRFDVTRDATAQIAFGGHGEHICLGAHLARLELRAVLRAVLPLLPELELVRKPDFSVLHLQAAEIKRLVVQRKER, encoded by the coding sequence ATGATCACGCTCGACAACCTCGACATCACCGACGAGACGGCGTACGCCGAGACCGGCTACCCGTACGCGGAGTGGGACCTGCTGCGCCGCGAGGAGCCCGTGTTCTGGTACCGGCGCCCCGGCTTCGAGCCGTTCTGGGTGCTGACCCGGCACGAGGACATCGCCTACGTCTCGCGCAACCCGAAGCTCTTCTCCAGCGCCCAGCGGGTCACCCTCGACACCCCCGAGGCCGTGGAGATGTTCGAAGCCCAGCTGGAGGCGCGGGCCGAGATGTTCGGGCACGCCCCGGACCTGCCCCCGGCCCTCTCGTACATGGACTCGCCGCGCCACCGCCACCTGCGCCAGGTCATGGCGCCCTGCTTCACGCCCAAGGCGATCAGGGAGCTGGAGGAGCGGTTCCACGAGCTGGCTGCCGAGTACGCGGCGGCGTTCACCCGCCTGCTCGACGAGAACGGTACCGCCGACGTCGCCAAGAGCCTGTCCGCACGGCTGCCGGTCGCAGCGATCTGCGAACTGGTCGGCGCGCCCCTCAAGGACTGGGACGACATCTTCGAGTGGACCGAGGGCACCACCGCGGCCGCCGACCCGGAGAACCAGCGCGACGGCGAGGACGCCGAAGCCACCTTCGCCCGCAACATGGGCGCACTCAGCGGCTACGTCGCGGGCCTGGTCCAGGAGCGCATGGCCGACATCGACGGCACCGGCACGGACGTGCTGAGCCGCCTGGCCCGCGCCCGGATCGAAGGCGAGCCGCTGGCCTTCCACGAGATCCTCTACACCATCTTCAACCTGCTGGTCGCGGGCATCGGCACCACCCGCAACGCGACCACCGGCGGTATCCAGGCCCTCCTGGAACACCCCGAGCAGGTGCAGAAGCTCATCGAGGACCCGTCGCTGGTCGACGGCGCCGTCGAGGAGATCCTGCGCTGGACCTCGATCGCCGTGAACTTCGTGCGCACCGCGACCGAGGACACCGAGATCGGCGGCCGGCTCATCCGCAAGGGCCAGACCGTCGCCATGTGGTACCCGGCGGGCAACCGCGACGAGGCGGTCTTCGAGAACCCGTACCGCTTCGACGTGACCCGCGACGCCACTGCGCAGATCGCTTTCGGCGGTCACGGCGAGCACATCTGCCTGGGCGCCCACCTGGCCCGCCTGGAGCTGCGGGCCGTCCTGCGGGCCGTGCTCCCGCTGCTCCCCGAATTGGAGCTCGTGCGCAAGCCCGACTTCAGCGTGCTCCACCTCCAAGCCGCCGAAATCAAGCGGCTTGTCGTACAACGCAAGGAACGGTGA
- a CDS encoding antibiotic biosynthesis monooxygenase family protein produces MTENSTQEPRPVPASLREFAAGDESDLNVVAPWTGPAVDAETGLLKEPIRGRHLIATSVGWPKPGHEDAAIALNEAILGELYVRPGLLAVTLAISANNFSSTRSLSIWENEAALKGFLKSEPHMVAARRVRELMYDWEGANWVSEETTELPTFDEAKARLDAVRPPGPSDFESYDDAATA; encoded by the coding sequence ATGACGGAGAATTCGACCCAGGAGCCGAGGCCGGTACCGGCCTCCCTCCGGGAGTTCGCGGCCGGAGACGAGTCCGACCTCAACGTGGTGGCGCCCTGGACGGGGCCCGCCGTGGACGCGGAGACCGGGCTGCTGAAGGAGCCCATCCGCGGGCGGCACCTGATCGCGACATCGGTCGGCTGGCCGAAGCCGGGGCACGAGGACGCCGCGATCGCGCTGAACGAGGCGATCCTCGGTGAGCTCTACGTGCGGCCCGGCCTGCTGGCCGTCACGCTCGCGATATCGGCGAACAATTTCAGCAGCACCCGCAGCCTCAGCATCTGGGAGAACGAGGCGGCGCTCAAGGGATTCCTGAAATCCGAGCCGCACATGGTGGCCGCGCGCCGCGTCAGGGAGCTCATGTACGACTGGGAAGGTGCCAACTGGGTCTCCGAGGAGACGACGGAACTGCCGACCTTCGACGAGGCCAAGGCCCGTCTCGACGCCGTCCGGCCGCCCGGCCCGAGCGATTTCGAGTCGTACGACGACGCCGCGACCGCCTGA
- a CDS encoding DinB family protein, with protein MTATTEAPAQPLTTHFLHHFDLAYGMVLHLAEDFDEESARLAPAPHKPLVWFLGHLICATDYFSTLHQGTESLVTEEFSRHYAGNGNSDWSWGPSLEEMITLYQQVHERMRAFVAELEPADLDRESPLEPFGDDRLKNLGKALSIIQMHDAFHCGQLSCLRVALGKSVPF; from the coding sequence ATGACCGCGACCACCGAGGCTCCGGCCCAGCCGCTGACGACCCATTTCCTGCACCACTTCGATCTGGCCTACGGCATGGTGCTCCACCTCGCCGAGGACTTCGACGAGGAGAGCGCGCGCCTGGCCCCGGCCCCGCACAAGCCGCTCGTCTGGTTCCTCGGGCACCTGATCTGCGCGACCGACTACTTCTCGACCCTGCACCAGGGCACCGAGTCCCTGGTCACCGAGGAGTTCTCCCGGCACTACGCCGGGAACGGCAACTCCGACTGGTCGTGGGGCCCTTCGCTGGAAGAGATGATCACCCTCTACCAGCAGGTGCACGAGCGGATGCGCGCCTTCGTGGCCGAGCTAGAGCCCGCGGACCTCGACCGCGAGTCCCCGCTCGAGCCCTTCGGCGACGACCGCCTGAAGAACCTCGGAAAGGCGCTTTCGATCATTCAGATGCACGACGCCTTCCACTGCGGACAGCTCAGCTGCCTGCGCGTCGCACTCGGCAAGTCCGTGCCGTTCTAA
- a CDS encoding macrolide family glycosyltransferase, with protein sequence MPSHIAFFNFPAIGHVNPTLGVVEELVKRGHRVTCTVTDHFVPAIEAIGAEAVRYESVFGEFYRSPYTDEANAGEGMRCLNDATSLVEQAGPFYEKNRPDVIVHDFMSWGARFYGGKHDIPLVRLFPSYGNNENFSIQEKFPLAEFTDPQVVEMIGELARLLPEFNLPADPMAFFQYVEKLGLIFLPRDFHYDGDTFDDRFVFVGPCMGDRSFQGSWQPASDRPVLLISLGTAATGWAEFFRTAVKAFGDSEWDVVMAVGDHIDAAELRPLPANFEVRRHVPQLEVLQQAKLFVTHGGMNSVMESLYHGVPMVVIPQMNEQKANALRVDELGLGRHLSKDDTTVDSLREAVAAVAGDSAVTTRVADMGAAMRQVNGPVLAADAIEKYLVEQAG encoded by the coding sequence ATGCCTTCGCACATTGCATTCTTCAATTTTCCGGCAATCGGCCATGTGAATCCGACGCTCGGAGTCGTCGAGGAACTGGTCAAGCGGGGGCATCGCGTCACCTGCACGGTGACCGACCATTTCGTGCCCGCGATCGAGGCGATCGGCGCCGAGGCCGTCCGCTACGAATCCGTATTCGGTGAGTTCTACCGCTCTCCGTACACGGATGAGGCGAATGCGGGCGAGGGAATGCGCTGTCTCAACGACGCGACCTCCCTCGTCGAGCAGGCTGGCCCCTTCTACGAGAAGAACCGCCCCGACGTCATCGTCCACGACTTCATGTCCTGGGGTGCCCGCTTCTACGGCGGCAAGCACGACATCCCGCTCGTCCGGCTCTTCCCGAGCTACGGCAACAACGAGAACTTCTCCATCCAGGAGAAGTTCCCGCTGGCCGAGTTCACCGACCCGCAGGTCGTCGAAATGATCGGCGAGCTGGCCCGGCTCCTGCCGGAGTTCAACCTCCCGGCCGACCCCATGGCCTTCTTCCAGTACGTCGAGAAGCTCGGCCTCATCTTCCTGCCGCGCGACTTCCACTACGACGGCGACACCTTCGACGACCGCTTCGTCTTCGTCGGCCCGTGCATGGGCGACCGCTCCTTCCAGGGCTCCTGGCAGCCCGCCTCGGACCGCCCCGTCCTGCTGATCTCCCTCGGTACCGCCGCCACCGGCTGGGCCGAGTTCTTCCGTACGGCCGTCAAGGCGTTCGGCGACAGCGAGTGGGACGTCGTCATGGCCGTCGGCGACCACATCGACGCCGCCGAGCTGCGCCCGCTGCCGGCCAACTTCGAGGTGCGCCGCCACGTGCCGCAGCTGGAGGTCCTGCAGCAGGCCAAGCTGTTCGTCACCCACGGCGGCATGAACAGCGTCATGGAGTCCCTGTACCACGGTGTCCCGATGGTCGTGATCCCGCAGATGAACGAGCAGAAGGCCAACGCCCTGCGCGTCGACGAGCTCGGCCTCGGCCGCCACCTGAGCAAGGACGACACCACCGTCGACAGCCTGCGCGAGGCCGTCGCGGCCGTCGCCGGCGACAGCGCCGTCACCACCCGCGTGGCGGACATGGGCGCCGCCATGCGCCAGGTGAACGGTCCCGTCCTGGCCGCAGACGCCATCGAGAAGTACCTCGTGGAGCAGGCCGGCTGA
- a CDS encoding glycoside hydrolase family 1 protein, producing the protein MKRLLQTAAVILIAGLLAPTAVAEEASSAADRPLRFALPGSPSAPSGKGSFRFGVSSSATQIEDQNTNTDWYKWTQPVADGGMGKSPFVGEGVDGYTLAVKDIDLIADLKVDSYRFGIEWARIEPKRGQIDEKAIAHYNEVIDALVARGIRPVVTIHHFANPVWVDDPDDIACAHGPSDTNLCGLDHPQGGPLVVQAMAGYAKLLAERFGDRVHEWVTLNEPGVYMLFSHAFGAGPPGKADLPTNFATKYVPAVRTYIDAHAAMYKAIKQVDPRASVGLTASVKQYEAVRDGKISTEPRDIAARDRFRRFFELNFLDSLRNGTFDANYDGKPDEQHPEWKNTLDWLGVQLYDRTGVTDPTTPGPTTLPVINVDVCGAPPCFPLKDPTYFVPDMGYESDPQGLYPVLKDFSRRYQGLPLMVSESGIATGSGKRRAEFVVRALEQIQRARTEGVDVRGYYHWSLLDNFEWLGGYKPRFGLYAVDRTTMKRTPTEAAGVYASIAGSRTLSRGVRAEYGGSGPLTPEPGSTPAPATGDPAVTNRKD; encoded by the coding sequence GTGAAACGACTGTTGCAGACCGCGGCGGTGATCCTGATTGCAGGACTCCTCGCCCCCACGGCGGTGGCCGAGGAAGCCTCCTCCGCCGCCGACCGGCCCCTGCGGTTCGCCCTCCCGGGCTCGCCCTCCGCGCCGTCCGGAAAGGGCAGCTTCCGCTTCGGCGTCTCGAGCTCCGCCACCCAGATCGAGGACCAGAACACCAACACCGACTGGTACAAGTGGACCCAGCCCGTCGCCGACGGCGGCATGGGCAAGAGCCCCTTCGTCGGCGAGGGCGTCGACGGCTACACCCTCGCCGTCAAGGACATCGACCTCATCGCCGACCTGAAGGTCGACTCGTACCGCTTCGGCATCGAGTGGGCGCGCATCGAACCCAAGCGCGGCCAGATCGACGAGAAGGCGATCGCCCACTACAACGAGGTCATCGACGCCCTCGTCGCCCGTGGCATCCGCCCCGTCGTCACCATCCACCACTTCGCCAACCCGGTCTGGGTGGACGACCCCGACGACATCGCCTGCGCCCACGGCCCCTCCGACACCAACCTGTGCGGCCTCGACCACCCCCAGGGCGGCCCGCTCGTCGTCCAGGCCATGGCCGGCTACGCCAAGCTGCTGGCCGAGCGGTTCGGCGACCGGGTCCACGAGTGGGTGACCCTCAACGAGCCCGGCGTGTACATGCTGTTCTCGCACGCCTTCGGCGCCGGCCCGCCCGGCAAGGCCGACCTGCCCACCAACTTCGCCACGAAGTACGTGCCCGCCGTGCGCACCTACATCGACGCCCACGCCGCCATGTACAAGGCGATCAAGCAGGTCGACCCGCGCGCCAGCGTCGGCCTGACCGCCAGCGTCAAGCAGTACGAGGCCGTCCGCGACGGCAAGATCAGCACCGAGCCGCGCGACATCGCCGCCCGCGACCGCTTCCGCCGCTTCTTCGAGCTGAACTTCCTCGACTCGCTGCGCAACGGCACCTTCGACGCGAACTACGACGGCAAGCCCGACGAGCAGCACCCGGAGTGGAAGAACACCCTCGACTGGCTCGGCGTCCAGCTCTACGACCGCACCGGCGTCACCGACCCGACCACCCCCGGGCCGACCACCCTGCCCGTCATCAACGTCGACGTCTGCGGCGCCCCGCCCTGCTTCCCGCTCAAGGACCCGACGTACTTCGTGCCCGACATGGGCTACGAGTCCGACCCGCAGGGCCTCTACCCGGTCCTCAAGGACTTCAGCCGCCGCTACCAGGGCCTGCCCCTGATGGTCTCCGAGTCCGGCATCGCCACCGGCTCGGGCAAGCGCCGCGCCGAGTTCGTCGTCCGCGCCCTGGAGCAGATCCAGCGCGCCCGAACCGAGGGCGTCGACGTCCGCGGCTACTACCACTGGAGCCTGCTCGACAACTTCGAGTGGCTCGGCGGCTACAAGCCCCGCTTCGGCCTCTACGCCGTCGACCGCACCACCATGAAGCGCACCCCGACCGAGGCGGCCGGCGTGTACGCGTCCATCGCCGGGTCCCGCACCCTCAGCCGCGGCGTGCGCGCCGAGTACGGCGGCAGCGGCCCCCTGACCCCGGAGCCGGGCAGCACGCCCGCACCCGCCACCGGCGACCCGGCCGTCACCAACCGCAAGGACTGA